The Perca flavescens isolate YP-PL-M2 chromosome 8, PFLA_1.0, whole genome shotgun sequence DNA window GCTACAGTATAATACGCATTTTCAAATGTTGGGTTTAATAAATTGTAGTCACACAAACCGTACCTGATTATGTTGGCTGCTGCTTTCCTCTCCTGGGTCAACAGCTCGGGGTCATGCATCACCTCTTCCAGGAAGACAATAACTTTTGTCTTCAGCTCATTGTTACTCTCAAAGTCCTGGAGAGGGACGGACAGCACACATACAGGTGGCTTGAAAACTATTGTATAATTACTTTCATCATCAATCCCCAATTTGTAATATTCTTTgctttttagattttattttaaaatgtgttttactcTGTAGTGACCCAATTTTAGCTTAGCTTTTTGTCTACTTCTTCATCTGTTATTGACAAAAAGGGACATTCAACAGTCTGCAAAGAAAGGGCTCTCTGTGCAATATATAACTAGGTGGAACATATGCCATTTTGTATGCAATGAAAATGTGTTCTGCATACCACGTTACCAAAGATACATGAGACTATGCACAATGATATCATTCTTCACGGTTCAGCAGCTATTTTTTTTGATCGGCCAAAGGCATCCTGGGACATGCATGAAATCACTACAGTTCTGAGGAatcttcattttatttaatttcacattattattaatttttcaGTACTTTGTACTGATTGGATGATGGAAATCAAGTTTTATGTTTAGACAAAATTATTGTTTCTCCACTTACACACATATAAAGAAATTGAAACATTTTGTGTAAAATTCGAGTTTCCCTGCTACAATAGCCAACTTACAGAATCAACGTGAAAAGAGAAAATTAATCAGTATATGAATAGGTAAACAAATCCAGTGTTAACATGGCAGTGTTCCAGCAAGTTACGAACTGTTCCTATAAATGTGCCTTGAAGTGTGTGGGGATGTTTTACCGGAGAGTGTTTGGACACCCAGTGCCTCAGGACATTCAGGACTCTGTTGGTCGCTGCTCGTCTGATCACAAACTCTTTGTCTCCATTTCTCTGATCTGTTGGGAAGCCTGCAGAAAACATATTAAGTAAGTTTTTACATAAAGCTCTCATCACTAAGTTACATACGGCTTTGGCAAAGAGCAACAAAGTTTGGAGAATCCATACACCTAATATCAGTTGAGCTGACGTGGTGCAGTTTTGCAATTTTTGCAAGGTTAACAATTTGGTTATGTTAACCTGTAACTGAAACTGGAGATTAGGCCTAATGGAATAGTGAATAAGTGCGTGTACCAGTACTGGCTAGGGACATCCGCCGATATTTTTCCTTCGTGGGTGTGCCCTCATTGGCTCCGGCTGTAGCAATAGCAAAGGCAGAGGCAGCAGACAGGGCACTGCGATTGTTGTCCAGCTCTCGACACGAGGACATTACCATGCCGTTGTTGTAGGAAAACAGGGAGAACTCTACAGAGAAGCACAGATGAAGAGAAAATAACTCTCCAGAAACTGGCAAGGGCTTGATTTTGGTGGCATGTAAATGAAATGGGTGGTTAGTTTGAGGAAGGACATGTAACTCAAAATGTACATAAAACTATTATTTATATTACTGAGTATAACTGAATCTGTATAGACTGCAGAATGACCTGCTTTTGTTACACAAGCGTCCGCTAGGGGGCACTACAGGCCAGGACAACAGTTTCCCTCCAGACTTTCCTTTACAAGAGGCGTTGATATTCAAGATGGTTGCAGCTAAATATAGCCACCAAATATCAGCATAACAGAGGAATCAACAGATTCTCTGCAGTCTGCTATGTTTAAATCCGGGGAACATAGACAGATCATGAGCAGCTAAGAACTCTACACCGCTGCTTCACAATTTCATTTAACTCTTTACTTCACACGATAGATTCCTTTCAAATCTATTGTGTGATTTTGTTAGATTTAGAAATCACAGATCATCTTGGCTGCAGTGAAAAAGCCTCATTAGTGGGGGCGGAAGGGAAAACGTGCTCCTGATGTAGTTGCTATGACACAAGTTTCCCTAACACCTACTGAAGCCAAGCATTGGCTTTCCCCACATGATCATAACCATCAACCAATTTATATTTGATATGAATTACGCTTGACAGTGGtaggttgttgttttctttaaacaaaGTCAGGGctaaaatttacatttaaaacaattaatCCACAACCTACATACAGTAAACTTTGGCCTATTTTCAGCTACAAGCTTTGTTTTATTACGTAGTCTGTTACTGTGGTCAAACAAAATGTGTAGAGGGTTCTAATGAATGTGGAACTGGCTGTGGCATGTTATGTCACTGCACATGTTTAGGACACAATGTACCTGAGGAGTTTTtgcatttgatgttttttggAGTGGTTGGTGATTTGATAGGAGAGGCTTCTGGGTCCCCATCATCACTCTGGTTTTGATCAATGTCACTTTCTTCTCGTACAGAGTGATCTGTATCATAACAAAATTACACAGATCAATAAAAGCATTAGAACATGGATTATTTTGATGATGATTGGATCTTGCTGACCTACCTTGTTTGCTCACTAAGGTATCCTCCACCTTGTCCTTCTTGTCTTCTCCCTCATCAGGGATTTTGCTTGAGGTAGGGCTGGACACGTACAGTTTGTTGATGTCCAAGGTGGTCTTGCTGAATGGGGACATGGAAGAGTACATGCTTGCATAGCCATTTGAGGAGCAGCTGAGGGCAGCAAGGTCAAGAGCTTTGCCCCCAGTGATGATAGGGATGTTGAGGGAGAGCTTGCGCCGGCGGTTTGGGGATGAATTCTTGGCGATAGCGAGAGGAGGTGGGGAGGAGAACTTTCTGCTGGCCCTGGGGGAGCTGGGAGGCTCTCCATACAAGAACTTACTGTTCTGGCTGCTGGCAAAGAACAACTCCAGGGACCTGCATCAAGGGATGATAAATGCATTTGAATTTAGGATATAGGAATATGTTTCCTTGATATTTGGAAAATATTCTCTATGTTTTAAGAGCTTAGCTAAATACACAACATCTCCTAAATAATTCATGCAAACCAAGTTAGCACAGCAACCAGTAGTCTCATTGTTTTAAAGCAGGATACAAGCTGCAGTGTTGCAGAAAACCTCTCCCACTCCCTGCCACCCTTCTGGCGACCTCACGGGTTCCCATAAATAGCACAGCGAGTGATAGTGCGCATGGCCACTGCTGACACAAGCAGCCAAGTGTAGGTGTCTCACACAGTGACATGACAAGCACCATGGGAGAGCATGCTGCAGGGCGTGGGCATGGGGAGCTCCCTATGATCTGAACCCCACAGTGGGTCCCTCGCTCTAGGCCTGTGGAGCAGCGAGTTAGCCCCGCTGCAACACTCCGTCAATATTTCACACTATGGATCTTTTGCAgacaaggagagagggagggaggggaggaagggAAGGGTGGGGTCCTGCAGTACCGATGTTGGTTGCCATAGAGCGACAGAGCCCAGTTGAGACACTCCCAGGCAGGCAGGAGAGACTGGACCCAATTACTGCTTTCAACcactgaacacacaaacacacatgcacacacgcgtgcgtgtaagcacacacacacacacacacacacacacacacacacacacacacacacacacacacacacacacacacacacacacacacacacacacacacacacacacaggaatactTAAGCATCATGGAGCTGGTCTTCCTCTACTGCTCCATCTGCTGCTTCTCTGTGCAACCAACAAAACAAACTCCCCAAATGCACACATAAAGCTCTGGAAATCACTGGACTTAACCGTTCCagtttcacatacagtatgtgaacaCTAATTCTGTCACATGTAACGCAACAATAACAAATATTTCTGAACACCAGCTAGACTCACATtttacctatctatctatctatctatctatctatctatctatctatctatctatctatctatctatctatctatctatctatctacaaaTAGCATAACACAACAATAGAAAGAATTCTATTGTTGTTTTATGCTATTTGTAAGAGTTGCTAGACAGTAGCCTAGAACATGTATTGCCCTCATGATTGAAGTGAGATTCCTGTGAAACTAACCTTCTTTATATGTAAAAACtatgtaaaaacaaattcatCACTTCTGGCTATAAAAACAGTAAGAAATAAGTCATATTGCTGTAGTAAAACCTAAAAGTTCAACCTGCAAGCTCCTTGGTTCCTGCACATGCATTGCATTCATGAGAGGACGACAAATAGATCAATCTCATATTTATGCAGCATGGTAAAGTCTGGAGGAATGCCAAGGTATCAAATACTGTAAGATGTGTTTGTCTATTTTACAGTAGTGCCATCAACAACTTTACAACATTCAAATCTGTCCACATGTAAAGTGACTCACCGAGCAGGGATGGCACTGATGGGCTTCTTGTAGATGGTGATGAGCTTGTCTAGCACCACATCAGCGGTGGTGAACACACGATAGGAGTGCAGGAAGGTGTTGAGGAAGTCGATGGAGAGGAAACGAAGGTCGGTCAGTCTCTCCAGCAGGCGCTCAACGCTGGCGTAGCGGATCTGTAGCACCTTGCAGGAGTTCATCATCTTGCTGAAGCGGATGTCCACATCATCGCAGTACAGACTTGAATCTGACCtgctcagaaaataaaaaagacaaacaaaattaGAAATGGATGCAAAGGGAAAGAGTTgcatatacaaaaaaaacaaggcttACTTGATCATCTGTGGCACTGTGACTTTGGAATTGTCTTCGAAGGCGTTCATCATCAGCCCATTGCAGCGGATGTTGTCTATGCACTGTGGGACAGATGcagtagaagtaaaaagaaaGGACATAAGAAATGTTAGTGAGTTCTGTAACGTGCAGGCTTCCTGCCGACATCTTCGGCTTCTCCTCTGTCTACTGGAGACTGTGATGCGTGTTGACGTGCCTGGCTGATGTCACTGTTCCATGCAGACTTCTCCTGCCTCGAGGAGGCCACCAGGATGACTGTGAATGACTGGCTGTCCTTTGGCTCCACGACAATCTTGAAGTCCAGGTGCTCCATATCTTGGCCACTCTTGTCTGATTTGGCTTTGAGGCGAACACAAAGACATAACTAGATGTCATTTTCTCTATCTCTTGCTCCCTAAAAATGCATACATTTCAAgtgtttatactgtatctgCATTAACATCATTATTTGACATTCATGTTGAGTCTGTATTCTTTTCTAGTGGCACTGCTTGCCTTTGGAGCACATTTGCAACTGTTCCAAATAtgcaatataaaatattaataaattcaGGCACACACTAGTAATATCTACATTATATACGTACATTAGCACACATGGTAGATATTACGCATATCTCTGTAAGCTGCTACATGAATAAAACACTCACACTCATCATCTGTCCCCTCAGGGTCCTCCATAAGAGTGCAGTCTATAAGCGAGACTACTCCATTCTGGAAacaacatacaatacaatatatatttagtttcttCACTCATGCTCTTACATTGCAGCTAtagtatactgtacattacactAAAAAATTCAAGGTTCATCATTAGGGTGCTATACTGTGAATTTTAGAATTAGAAAAAGGCTCATCTGCAACTCTACTgcctatatgaatgtaattaaAACTACTTTTACCTTTTCATTTATATGCTGTTTCTATCCCTTTGTCAAAGGGACAAGAATCAAATGCAAGGTGTCATTAACATCAGCTCTAAAATTCTTACCAAAACACACTGAACAAGTGAACAGTCATAGCACATACCAGTTTTCTTTCTATATAGATTGACAAATGCACTTGAACCTTTGTTGGGCAGAAAACGGTTGGCCAGCTGCAGATTGGGCCACTGCCATCAACCCTTAAGTCtttcagctttttttctttctttctgtgatACCTGCTAACAagtttgccatatcaacttGAAAAGTGATGCCAAAAAAGCATTTATTGATGTTGAAACATCTCACAAGAAGAATATAATTTTACTGTAAGTTTATGTAAGGCCTTCAGTTGAAAGCTTTTTGGTCTCATCTTGGACCCCAAACAACACTCTCCATTTGTAATGTTGAGTAATGTGGAGTAATAATACACCACCActccattacattacacatcAAAGTGACATCAAGCAGCTGCTTTCAAAcatgtgagcctgtgtgtgtgtgtgtgtgtgtgtgtgtgtgtgtgtgtgtgtgtgagagagagtgtgtgtttgtgtgtgtgtgtgtgtgtgtgtgtgtgtgtgtgtgtgtgtgtttgtgtgtgcaggctTGTGTGTTTGCAGGCTTGTATGAGTGTGTCTAGCTCCAGCGGTCATTGCCACTGATAAAAGCCACAACATCGCTAACCCTGTAGCTTTCATCTCAGTCAATCCGTTCAAATTAGCTCAGAGATTCCAGGGTTTTTGGTGGCGCCGTAAGATTGTGATGTTTGAAATGAGAAGCAGCTTCACTGCTAGCTCAGCAGCGCAGGCACACCTTGGTGAGATGAAGCTTTCCCCCAGAACCCCTGGTGCAGATGATTAAATGCTTGGAGAAGAGAAAGCActgcctctctccttccttcttcagagacagagagcctAGTCGCCCACGGGTGATCTTGCCCTTCTCGCTCATCGGCACCTGGATGAGAGACCCTGTATATAAATaggaataaataataaatcttttttaggaataaaagagTGTATAAGTGAAAAAGAAGCAAGGACAGGGGATTGAAAAAAGGAACATAAGGAGCTGGCAGTGGAGGAActgaataaaagaaataatcaaTATGACATTGCTTGACTAGCCTTCTTCTACATATGAATACATGTAGAGTCACATGAGATACTAAGGATTAATAATGTACCATTTCGGTTTTCCCTCTCCTCATCCATCAAGGCCTGTTGGGGACGTGTGACATTTACAGTCCCAGATTCATCATCAGTTTGCCTCTGAACAGTCTAATTACACTTGGAAACTAAAACCTGTACACATTGTtccccagagagagagatatcttCTTTGTAATGCAGTATTTTCCCCTCAATACAGTGCTGAAGATGTGAGATCAGGCTGTCAGACAGGTAAGGAGGGACAGGAAATCCCCCCTCTTACAAGTCTGCTTTTCTGTGGAATTGGAGGTTTCTTTGCTGGGATCTAAAGTACAGCAGGCAGGCGTTACCTTGTCTTACAAATGTCTGGCTGGTGTCGAGGAGAATCTCGCAGCCCTCTATGATCATGCGCTCTATTGCCAGGTTCTTCCTGATGTTCTCGGTCTCGCTCACTTCATCGTGCATGATTCTAGGGAAAAGGAACATTTAATTATTCTCATTTAATCTATATAGGACTCAGTAACCCTCAGTAAAATCTGAGTCAGTGACTGTCCATTTGCCATATttctatttatataaatatgtaataaaGTTAATACAGTCATCTGGGTAGCCTTCAATGGAGTAATTATGATGGACGTAAAGGAGGAAGTCAAGTAACGTAAGATAAAGAGTGACAAAGTCTGCGTCTTGAGTAGGTTGCGGTGGAGGGGTCAATCaaacaaaggactttcacccaggttGTTCTGTTCCCATATAAAACTAAAAGTAAATGTTGTGAAAGTACTTACATAAGTTAAGTACGTAACTACATTATGCTATGTAATATTAAACTACGTCACGTACATAACTGAAGTTACGTAACGAACATACTTATTTTGACcgaaaccacaatcttttcctaaacctaaccaagtagttttgttgcctaaacctaaccaaactgtgacctTTTCACAACATTTAACAGACCTTAAAACTGCAATGGTTATGTATAATGGGGGTGTGTTGATCTCCTGCCACCAGTAGGGGTGCTTATTTGGGAAATGCTATTGTGGATTGTATTAGATGGTAGGAACAAATTACCCATGTGGTTGAATGAAATCTGAGGAATTGTTGATACAGAAGTACCTGGAAAGCTCCTCCAGCTTAGATTTGGCGTAGTCCAGACTGTTTCTCTCTACGTGTTCATGGGGAGTGTGGGCCAGAAGTTCGTGGAGCGTAAGAATGTAGCGGGGAATCTACAGAGACAAAACAGAAAGCAACAGGGGAGTCACACTCAAATATAAGAGCTTACATGCACGTGCCGACGTGCATGCACACTAATGAGAAGTAGATCAGTGGAGAGCACAATCTACACTCATCAGCAAAATTTATTATCAACACAGCACAGCCTGCAGTAGGCCCCAGCAGAGCGGACTGTCGGGAAACTGCGTGCCTTGCCAGAAAGGAGCCATTATTAAAGCCTGAGCTCCAAAAAACAACCGCTTTTCATAGATATGAAAAACACTACAGGGATATTCTGAGCAAAAGCAGACACATGCCTGCTGTTTCTGTTCTTGATCAGTGATGCTACAATATGGGACATCACTCAGAGAGTAAATGGATCAGGTCTTTGGATGAGCCATGATGGCCAGAATAGAGCCCAGAACACATGAAATGGAAATTCACCAATTTGGTTACAATTATTGTTAAATCATATGTGGTATTTGCCATTTGACATATTTACCATGAGTTGTGCAGCAGGTTTCTCCAGAGACTGGGCTCATCTTTCATCATCACCTTAGATTATAGAGCAACTGAAACAGTGCATCTCAAGGTTATGCACTGCAGCTTAATTGTAATTAAAATAAGTCTATGATATGCTTTGAgagcaataaataaaaactgaaaattgcTATTAACATGTATTAATAGCGGTGGAATAGAGGTTAAAATGTGGGCAGTTCGCTGTCCAATGTCAGAATATACTCTGGGTAAGCCATATAAATTATAGGTACACTATATAAGCAATATTCAAGAATATTTATAGTTAACATGTTTTGGAAGTGAGAGCAGATTCCACTTATAAGCATGTTGGTGACAGGcctgtccttttgtttacatttggatCACAGACAGTGCCTTTAATAGACATCCAACTTTGAATATCGCGAAAACAAAACCACATTACAGACAGCTACAACTGGGTTTATTGGCATAGCTATAGCCAACTAGTATTAAGTTGGTGAATTATACGGCCCAAGGGTAACATTTCTATATGGAAGGAAGAACTTGGCCCAGAATGGCGGCGAGGGCTCAGAATTAATGCCAAAATctggctccaggctgcagctcTGCAGCAAATAAATGGGTCTGCCTTTATTTCTTGTGTATATCTGTGAGACAAATGAGCTCACCTGGAACATGGGGTAGGTGAGGAAGGTCTCCAGAGTCCTCTCCTCACAGTCGGGCTTAGCCTCGTACTGCTTCAGCAGCTTGTCAAAGTCTCTGTTCTGCTTGCAGTGAGCCAGGATCTGCAGGCTGTACTGGTGGTTCCTCACAAACTCCTGGTAGATGTTCAGCATGGGCAGCAGGATGTCGAACAGGTCGGCTTTAGAGAGATCAGTACCAAGATACTTTACTGTCACAAGGACACAAACAATACTGTGGAGTAATTCACCATTCATCTTTAATCATATTTGGCACTCACACTGAACCAGCTTCACAATggttatgaaaaaagtcatgaaatgaaaatgtttcttaCCCAGCACTAATGTTGGCCAGCTCGCTATTCTGGCTTTTAGACCTTGATAAAATATCTGA harbors:
- the rasgrf1 gene encoding ras-specific guanine nucleotide-releasing factor 1, translating into MQKGIRLNDGHVTYLGLLAKKDGTRRGCLSKKSSDNTKWHTKWFALLQNMLFYFENESSSRPSGLYLLEGCLCDRAPSPKPSQSAKECLEKQYYFTVNFTHENQKALELRTEDVKDCDEWVAAISHASYRNLANEHETLMQKYLHLLQIVETEKTVAKQLRQQIEDGEIEIERLKSEISGMLKDNEKIHDSPAAAPTDDDSEIKKIKKVQSFLRGWICRRKWKTIIQDYIRSPHAESMRKRNQVVFSMLDSEAEYVQQLHILVNNFLRPLRMAASSKKPPITHDDVSSIFLNSETIMFLHQIFYQGLKARIASWPTLVLADLFDILLPMLNIYQEFVRNHQYSLQILAHCKQNRDFDKLLKQYEAKPDCEERTLETFLTYPMFQIPRYILTLHELLAHTPHEHVERNSLDYAKSKLEELSRIMHDEVSETENIRKNLAIERMIIEGCEILLDTSQTFVRQGSLIQVPMSEKGKITRGRLGSLSLKKEGERQCFLFSKHLIICTRGSGGKLHLTKNGVVSLIDCTLMEDPEGTDDESKSDKSGQDMEHLDFKIVVEPKDSQSFTVILVASSRQEKSAWNSDISQCIDNIRCNGLMMNAFEDNSKVTVPQMIKSDSSLYCDDVDIRFSKMMNSCKVLQIRYASVERLLERLTDLRFLSIDFLNTFLHSYRVFTTADVVLDKLITIYKKPISAIPARSLELFFASSQNSKFLYGEPPSSPRASRKFSSPPPLAIAKNSSPNRRRKLSLNIPIITGGKALDLAALSCSSNGYASMYSSMSPFSKTTLDINKLYVSSPTSSKIPDEGEDKKDKVEDTLVSKQDHSVREESDIDQNQSDDGDPEASPIKSPTTPKNIKCKNSSEFSLFSYNNGMVMSSCRELDNNRSALSAASAFAIATAGANEGTPTKEKYRRMSLASTGFPTDQRNGDKEFVIRRAATNRVLNVLRHWVSKHSPDFESNNELKTKVIVFLEEVMHDPELLTQERKAAANIIRTLTQEDHSDNQITLEDVTQLVKGKVEPFESHSALEIAEQLTLLDHLVFKVIPYEEFFGQGWMKNDKNEKTPYIMRTTKHFNDISNLIATEILRCEDVVTRVVVIEKWVAVADICRCLHNYNAVLEITSSLNRSSVFRLKKTWLKVSKQTKGLIDKLQKLVSSEGRFKNLREALKNCDPPCVPYLGMYLTDLAFIEEGTPNYTEDNLVNFSKMRMISHIIREIRQFQQTAYKIDLQPKVTQYLLDNSFVLDEESMYEASLRIEPKVPN